Proteins encoded within one genomic window of Granulicella pectinivorans:
- a CDS encoding response regulator transcription factor: MSPKKIRILCVDDHPIVRDGIAYALLQQSDMELVGEATNGNEAIEAFRKYRPDVTLMDLQMPGMNGIEATAEIRKEFPQARIVILTTYSGDIQASRALKLGAVGYLLKGMLRTELIDTIRQAYAGQRHIPMQIASEIANHYSADRLSERETQVLREVAAGSSNKIVADKLFITEDTVKGHMKSILAKLQANDRTHAVMIAIKRGFIEG, translated from the coding sequence ATGTCTCCAAAAAAGATCAGAATTCTCTGTGTCGACGATCACCCCATCGTGCGGGACGGCATTGCCTATGCCCTGCTGCAGCAGAGCGATATGGAGCTCGTGGGAGAGGCGACCAATGGAAACGAAGCCATTGAAGCCTTTCGAAAATATAGACCCGACGTAACCTTGATGGATCTACAGATGCCGGGGATGAACGGGATCGAGGCCACCGCAGAGATTCGGAAGGAGTTTCCGCAGGCTCGCATCGTGATTCTGACGACCTACTCGGGCGATATTCAGGCTTCGCGCGCACTGAAGCTTGGGGCAGTGGGGTATCTGTTGAAAGGAATGTTGCGCACGGAACTGATCGATACGATCCGGCAGGCGTATGCGGGGCAGCGGCACATTCCGATGCAGATCGCCTCGGAGATCGCGAATCACTATAGCGCGGATAGACTCTCGGAACGCGAGACACAGGTGCTGCGCGAGGTAGCTGCGGGCTCTTCCAACAAGATCGTCGCGGACAAGCTCTTCATTACGGAAGATACGGTGAAGGGGCATATGAAGAGCATCCTCGCCAAGCTTCAGGCGAATGACCGGACCCATGCGGTCATGATTGCAATCAAGCGCGGCTTTATCGAGGGGTAA
- a CDS encoding FAD-dependent oxidoreductase, translated as MTRLMELGVVEIFEPGAFLFLRGARDVDMFVVVDGEIEIIEKIGQMTGNTFAVLGRGQFTGELDLLDSRRTLFDCRAITRSRILRINRSMLRQIIRSEIEIADLVMQACMGRRSDIVRDASGGVTLIGHKHSADTIRLLRFLTRNGHPYTMLDPSTNADANSLIHSFDFQQAHLPVVLLGDQTVLRNPSTALLSDELGLTDVSDRTTVYDVAIIGAGPAGLAAAVYAASEGLSTVVIEGNTPGGQAGTSSRIENYLGFPTGVSGQELSDRSLAQAQKFGARFAISRDVVTMRREKNIYALHLEDGEPVTSRTVVIATGARYQKLNLPNYERFEYQGIHYAATAMEAGLCLNQEVVVVGAGNSAGQAALFLSQTSKCVHLLIRGERLETTMSNYLIQRILSSRRISLRVRSEIVRMDGEDCLQEVTWRDNAIGKIESRAISNVFVMIGARPRTQGFCHDLAVDAKGFIMTGGAVASESLFGTNLEAVFAVGDVRSGSVKRVASAVGEGSVVVSDIHKYLASTKKADSAYSVPARGVVPAYMPAVMQALPQGF; from the coding sequence GTGACGCGCCTGATGGAGTTGGGTGTCGTAGAGATCTTCGAGCCTGGTGCCTTCCTCTTCCTGCGGGGAGCACGCGATGTCGACATGTTTGTAGTCGTCGATGGTGAAATTGAGATCATCGAGAAGATTGGGCAGATGACGGGCAATACCTTCGCAGTACTGGGCCGCGGCCAGTTCACCGGTGAGCTTGACTTGTTGGATAGCCGGCGGACCCTCTTTGACTGCAGAGCGATCACGCGCAGCCGCATCCTCAGGATCAACCGGTCCATGCTGCGCCAGATCATTCGATCCGAGATTGAAATCGCAGACCTCGTCATGCAGGCGTGCATGGGACGCCGGTCCGACATTGTCCGGGATGCCTCGGGTGGCGTAACCCTGATCGGACACAAGCATAGTGCGGATACGATTCGTTTGCTGCGCTTCCTCACGAGAAACGGCCATCCCTACACGATGCTCGATCCGAGTACCAACGCCGATGCCAATTCGCTCATTCACTCTTTCGATTTTCAGCAGGCGCATCTGCCTGTCGTACTTCTAGGAGACCAGACCGTACTGCGCAATCCATCGACCGCGCTCCTCTCCGATGAGCTCGGCCTTACCGATGTAAGCGATCGCACCACTGTCTATGACGTGGCGATCATCGGAGCAGGGCCGGCCGGTCTCGCGGCCGCTGTCTATGCGGCCTCTGAGGGCCTCTCCACAGTCGTCATCGAAGGCAATACACCGGGTGGGCAGGCGGGAACAAGCTCACGCATTGAGAATTATCTTGGATTTCCCACGGGTGTCTCGGGACAGGAGCTTTCGGATCGCTCGCTGGCACAGGCGCAGAAGTTCGGTGCACGCTTTGCGATCTCGCGCGATGTTGTGACGATGAGGCGGGAAAAGAACATATACGCCCTTCATCTGGAGGACGGCGAACCCGTGACGTCCCGTACCGTCGTTATCGCCACGGGTGCCCGCTACCAGAAGCTCAACCTGCCCAACTATGAGCGTTTCGAATACCAAGGCATCCACTATGCGGCTACTGCGATGGAGGCCGGCCTTTGTCTGAATCAGGAGGTCGTGGTGGTGGGCGCGGGTAACTCCGCAGGACAGGCTGCCTTGTTCCTCTCTCAGACCTCGAAGTGTGTGCATCTTCTTATCCGCGGGGAACGCCTGGAGACGACGATGTCGAACTACCTCATTCAACGTATCTTGTCTTCGCGGCGCATCTCTCTTCGGGTCCGGAGTGAGATCGTGCGCATGGATGGGGAGGATTGCCTGCAGGAGGTGACGTGGCGGGACAACGCGATTGGGAAAATAGAGTCAAGGGCGATCTCCAACGTCTTCGTGATGATCGGAGCACGCCCAAGAACGCAGGGCTTTTGCCATGACCTCGCCGTCGATGCAAAGGGCTTCATCATGACCGGAGGCGCTGTCGCCTCGGAGAGTCTCTTCGGCACCAACCTGGAAGCCGTGTTCGCAGTAGGCGATGTGCGCTCCGGATCCGTGAAACGTGTGGCTTCCGCGGTTGGCGAAGGTTCGGTTGTCGTCTCCGATATTCACAAGTACCTTGCCTCCACCAAAAAGGCCGACTCCGCCTACTCCGTCCCGGCAAGGGGTGTCGTCCCGGCCTACATGCCGGCGGTCATGCAAGCTCTGCCCCAGGGATTCTGA
- a CDS encoding alpha/beta fold hydrolase, translating into MSTLTMKDGTTIYYKDWGTGQPVVFSHGWPLNADAWDAQMLFLGQLGYRVIAHDRRSHGRSSQTWDGNEMDTYADDLAALFEALDLKDAIMVGHSTGGGEVVRYLGRHGLKRVAKVVLISAVTPIMVKSESNPEGTDIQALNAIRIGVTQDRSQFFKDLSIPFFGYNRPGVRISEGVRENFWYQGMQGGLKGEYDCIKAFSETDFRDDLKKIDVPTLVMHGDDDQIVPFQDAGLLTAKLVKNATLKVYPGFPHGMPILHADVINKDLLDFIQR; encoded by the coding sequence ATGAGCACTCTCACCATGAAAGATGGAACGACCATTTACTACAAGGACTGGGGCACCGGTCAGCCTGTTGTCTTTTCGCATGGTTGGCCCCTGAACGCCGACGCTTGGGATGCGCAGATGCTCTTTCTGGGCCAGCTCGGATACCGCGTCATCGCGCATGATCGCCGCAGCCACGGAAGGTCATCGCAGACTTGGGATGGCAACGAGATGGACACATACGCTGACGATCTGGCTGCGTTGTTTGAAGCACTCGATCTGAAGGATGCCATTATGGTGGGCCACTCGACAGGTGGTGGCGAGGTGGTTCGGTATCTTGGACGCCATGGATTGAAGCGAGTTGCAAAGGTCGTTCTGATCAGTGCGGTCACGCCGATCATGGTTAAGTCGGAGTCGAACCCCGAGGGCACGGATATCCAGGCTCTGAATGCGATCCGCATCGGCGTCACGCAGGATCGATCGCAGTTCTTCAAAGATCTCTCGATCCCTTTCTTCGGGTACAACCGTCCCGGGGTGAGGATCTCCGAAGGCGTACGTGAGAACTTCTGGTACCAGGGCATGCAGGGCGGCTTGAAGGGCGAGTATGACTGCATCAAGGCATTCTCGGAGACCGACTTCCGGGACGACCTGAAGAAGATCGATGTGCCAACGCTGGTGATGCATGGCGACGATGACCAGATCGTCCCCTTCCAGGACGCGGGCCTCCTGACAGCGAAGCTGGTGAAGAATGCGACGCTGAAGGTATATCCGGGTTTCCCGCACGGCATGCCCATCCTTCACGCAGACGTCATCAACAAGGACCTTCTCGATTTCATCCAGCGCTAA
- a CDS encoding PqqD family protein produces the protein MLTGNTTVQRVSHTIDAEFQDSLIMLDPVRGKYLALNAVGRRIWQLLEEPTTVDRLSATLLMEFDVPPTTCLDETRQLLERLSALELLQIDSHG, from the coding sequence ATGCTGACGGGCAATACGACGGTCCAACGCGTGAGCCACACCATTGACGCCGAGTTTCAGGACTCGCTCATCATGTTGGACCCTGTTCGAGGCAAGTACCTTGCGTTGAACGCGGTCGGTCGCCGCATCTGGCAACTTCTCGAAGAGCCCACGACTGTCGATCGTCTCAGCGCAACGCTCCTCATGGAGTTCGATGTTCCTCCAACGACATGCCTCGATGAAACACGGCAACTGTTGGAAAGACTGAGCGCACTGGAGTTGTTGCAGATCGATTCGCACGGATAG
- a CDS encoding glycosyltransferase family 4 protein, with the protein MKMKLVHLHPWEKENEDRANRFHRIERPCELLTREGRFEAIGLPWNHPDAEAMACAADVLILHLLHDMALEAVIDWRRARGRATLYEIADDLSAPAPWRKFPHRSPLILSECFHLASRCDGVQFSSAALQGKYAIVSQRTQVLPNLVEIPARLSEKPPGFTVGWAGTRSHREDLRLLVPVLRDLLRLNPGIQLALKGDLEMLHDLFDELPSAQVRFEDFGSPASYDAFLQTLHAGIIPLAATAFNAGRTDVKLFEYAAAGVVAILQKSAVYGAHLNHTLWFQDPQALGPMLERLHMDPAAMEVERVRLHAYVLNQGGHASTLERHAAWYLSHAPASMNNSTLPRTNAWANVAMESMQRFEERGPCESGAVAAVLELLESYPGYLRLRMLAVQVLVRAGSLSRALSLARPLLTSVMYRDSAVMIALAEAPPSRRARFRRHLRSAVRRVRSLPFDPDAPLDFARTVLEHAPFDFFSLMVCARSQSSDLSLPDRKEIEQRLALFESAP; encoded by the coding sequence TTGAAGATGAAGCTCGTCCATCTGCATCCCTGGGAAAAGGAGAACGAGGACCGCGCTAACCGTTTCCACCGTATCGAGCGGCCGTGTGAGTTGCTGACGCGCGAGGGAAGGTTCGAGGCAATCGGTCTTCCCTGGAATCATCCCGACGCGGAAGCCATGGCCTGCGCCGCGGACGTCCTGATCCTCCATCTGCTCCACGATATGGCATTGGAAGCCGTGATCGACTGGCGCAGGGCGCGCGGCCGAGCGACTCTTTACGAGATTGCGGACGATCTCAGCGCGCCAGCCCCCTGGCGAAAGTTTCCGCATCGGAGTCCTCTCATTCTGAGCGAATGCTTCCACCTTGCATCCCGTTGTGACGGTGTTCAGTTTTCGTCCGCAGCGCTGCAGGGCAAGTACGCGATCGTCTCGCAACGCACGCAGGTGTTGCCGAATCTGGTCGAGATTCCTGCTCGCCTGTCAGAGAAACCGCCTGGTTTCACCGTTGGCTGGGCGGGGACGCGTTCCCACCGGGAAGATCTTCGACTCTTGGTGCCGGTGCTGCGCGATCTTCTGCGCCTTAATCCGGGCATCCAGCTTGCACTGAAAGGGGACCTGGAGATGCTGCACGATCTCTTCGACGAACTCCCGTCAGCCCAGGTTCGCTTCGAAGACTTTGGCTCGCCTGCAAGCTACGATGCGTTTCTCCAGACGCTTCACGCGGGCATTATCCCTTTGGCGGCAACCGCGTTCAATGCAGGAAGAACGGATGTGAAGCTCTTCGAGTACGCCGCCGCCGGTGTCGTAGCGATTCTGCAAAAGTCCGCAGTCTACGGCGCACATCTGAATCACACGCTTTGGTTTCAGGATCCTCAAGCACTTGGTCCAATGCTGGAGCGGCTCCACATGGATCCTGCAGCGATGGAAGTGGAGCGAGTGCGCTTGCACGCCTATGTGCTCAACCAGGGTGGTCATGCATCGACGCTTGAGAGACACGCGGCATGGTATCTGTCCCATGCTCCGGCCTCTATGAACAACTCCACGCTTCCCAGAACGAACGCGTGGGCAAACGTCGCGATGGAGTCAATGCAGAGGTTCGAAGAGCGCGGCCCATGCGAGTCCGGGGCTGTTGCAGCTGTTCTCGAATTGCTGGAAAGCTATCCAGGTTATCTTCGGCTTCGAATGCTTGCGGTCCAGGTTTTGGTGCGCGCTGGAAGTCTTTCGCGCGCGCTCTCCCTTGCGCGGCCTCTGCTCACTTCTGTGATGTATCGCGACAGCGCAGTGATGATCGCGCTTGCGGAAGCACCACCGTCAAGAAGAGCGCGGTTTCGCAGGCACCTGCGCTCCGCGGTTCGGCGCGTCCGCAGCCTACCATTTGATCCGGACGCTCCCTTGGACTTTGCTCGGACGGTACTCGAACACGCTCCCTTCGACTTCTTCTCGCTCATGGTCTGCGCTCGAAGCCAATCAAGCGATCTGTCCCTGCCAGATCGGAAAGAGATTGAGCAGAGGCTGGCTCTCTTCGAATCAGCGCCCTGA
- a CDS encoding asparagine synthetase B family protein, which yields MSAIAGSCCSDGSPSALSHCKSMLRGLKPFGGGRPECWVSGSVALGRDLRRLLPEDAFDQQPASSRNGRYTLVADIRLDNRPELTDALGIGAGQAARLSDSALLLQAIERWDLGAVDRLTGVFAIALWDAHLRRMHLVRDPLGMRPLYFHQSEGCVAFASMPCGLHALPEIPYAVDEERVSETLIPMSIATERTFFRDIRSVLPGHVFTFAAGALTRVRYWRPEEIATRRQTREQSAESVREAFDRAVAAQLRGEGEVMSQLSGGMDSTLVTATAARILRASNRRLIGVTAAPYPGFAGEERRDRMEDESGLASQTAAFYPEMEHLVIRPPMHVSPLAESMPGEALLGRPRASPCNQTWLTAINQEAQRRGIAILLDGVPGNMTVSHPGLDAPMDLARRGHLLRAGQEVLALVRQHRLRPRGAVGLAARALLPPGAWRWVEAHTRRAPDYDCFGAVHPDRMREWELLLRTEALGRSIQADGLGRKIAVFEMTAEAGPLRKGNLAAWDVDERSPLGDRRVIEACLSIPAEHYLENGQTCALHRRAFGERLPSDLYRVRARGLQAADWWDRLDADRTGVANELDAMRRSPLTQHFIDVPRIAKYVGEWPTDRHPGARTTANYRMHLLRAVAMSRFLRMVEAGRPSFV from the coding sequence ATGTCGGCTATCGCTGGTTCTTGTTGTTCTGACGGAAGTCCTTCGGCTCTCTCGCACTGCAAAAGTATGTTACGAGGGCTGAAGCCGTTTGGAGGCGGGAGGCCAGAATGCTGGGTGAGCGGTTCGGTCGCCCTCGGCCGCGACCTCCGACGACTCCTTCCAGAGGATGCTTTCGATCAACAACCGGCCTCAAGCCGCAACGGACGATATACCCTCGTCGCGGATATCCGGTTGGACAACCGCCCGGAGTTGACCGACGCACTTGGCATCGGGGCGGGTCAGGCCGCGAGGTTGTCCGACTCAGCGCTCCTTCTGCAGGCGATTGAGCGCTGGGATCTCGGGGCGGTCGACCGTCTCACCGGGGTCTTCGCCATTGCTCTTTGGGATGCCCATCTCCGCCGTATGCATCTGGTTCGCGATCCTCTTGGCATGAGGCCTCTTTACTTCCACCAGAGCGAGGGCTGTGTCGCGTTCGCATCCATGCCCTGCGGATTGCACGCGTTACCCGAGATTCCCTATGCGGTCGATGAAGAGCGCGTATCGGAGACCTTGATCCCAATGTCCATTGCGACCGAAAGGACGTTCTTCCGGGATATTCGCTCAGTCCTTCCAGGTCATGTCTTTACCTTTGCGGCGGGTGCGCTCACGCGCGTGAGATATTGGCGGCCCGAGGAGATTGCGACTAGGAGACAAACGCGAGAGCAGAGTGCGGAATCGGTACGCGAGGCATTCGACCGCGCCGTCGCCGCGCAGCTTCGGGGAGAGGGCGAGGTCATGAGTCAACTGAGCGGGGGTATGGACAGCACCCTGGTAACCGCGACCGCAGCCCGTATCTTAAGAGCCAGCAACCGCCGCTTGATTGGCGTGACGGCAGCGCCTTACCCAGGATTTGCTGGAGAGGAGCGGCGAGACCGGATGGAGGATGAGAGCGGGTTAGCCTCCCAAACAGCGGCGTTTTATCCGGAGATGGAACATCTTGTGATCCGGCCGCCGATGCATGTCTCGCCTCTGGCGGAATCGATGCCCGGCGAGGCTCTGCTCGGTAGACCGCGAGCGAGCCCATGCAACCAGACGTGGCTCACCGCGATCAACCAGGAGGCGCAACGCAGGGGAATTGCCATTCTGCTAGACGGCGTGCCGGGCAACATGACGGTCAGCCATCCAGGTCTGGATGCCCCCATGGATCTGGCGCGGCGAGGCCATCTACTGCGGGCGGGGCAGGAGGTCCTGGCTCTGGTACGCCAGCATCGCCTTCGACCGCGTGGCGCGGTTGGTTTGGCGGCTCGCGCGCTGCTTCCTCCGGGTGCCTGGAGGTGGGTTGAAGCCCACACTCGTCGAGCTCCGGACTATGACTGTTTCGGCGCGGTTCATCCGGACAGGATGAGGGAGTGGGAGCTGCTTCTCCGGACGGAGGCCCTTGGCCGGTCCATTCAGGCTGACGGGCTGGGCAGAAAGATCGCCGTATTTGAGATGACCGCTGAAGCGGGCCCATTGCGGAAGGGCAACCTGGCGGCCTGGGATGTCGATGAACGCTCGCCGTTGGGAGACAGAAGGGTGATCGAGGCTTGCCTTTCCATCCCCGCCGAACACTATCTTGAGAATGGGCAGACCTGCGCCCTGCATCGGAGAGCCTTCGGAGAGCGGCTCCCCTCCGATCTCTATCGGGTGCGCGCGCGAGGTCTTCAGGCCGCCGACTGGTGGGATCGTTTAGATGCCGATCGAACGGGTGTAGCCAACGAGTTGGATGCGATGCGGCGTTCCCCGCTGACCCAACACTTTATCGATGTTCCTCGGATCGCCAAGTATGTCGGAGAATGGCCTACCGATAGGCATCCAGGAGCTCGTACGACAGCGAACTACCGGATGCACCTTCTGCGAGCCGTAGCCATGAGCCGTTTTCTTCGGATGGTAGAGGCCGGGCGGCCCTCCTTTGTGTAA
- a CDS encoding sensor histidine kinase encodes MAQTTDGYLWLGTPLGLYRFDGLQFASYPMTRMEAGLPALDIDALTADSQGGLWIGFRLSGGICHLTRDGVLTNYNAGNGRGPKSVLKIVVQGDRSVWAIADNKLLLLRGDRWVDFGKEHGLPDEPLWSLFFDSRGNIWTSARHKLFVLRPGHQTFVLYPTKTFIVVDLAEMPDGEIWLSDGWRVIRPLDPTSSEKKILVPSYTRTLIEPSGSMWMAQDYRGVSHFQAARNHKPSGPLVAESDLTSEQTNSILRDRDGDIWVGTSRGLDRFHASPLKSLRNTRVEYYPALAADAHSGVWIAMLAHPLVHASGDTLSATGREIGSSPIVCDDQGRVWLVDPLFDTLTVYDRGKMSRIPVPEEVHRVPAQSIGLDYDGAVLVSFDEFGLWRFDGQWKRVQDASLPSEHPLTVFRDKERHVWLGYPDGRILMRDEHGVHALTPQQSADLGNILTFAVFRDRLWAAGANGLAYLDHGAFQRVSLSGDAPLRGISGIVEDRYKSLWLNTSVGIVRIVASELDKLSIGQKSLEYDLLDDRQGVEGTATQIKPTPSAVEDKEGLLWFSMSGAVYSLDSEALSVRKSVPALSLQNVSMNGVSIIDREHSSTSITTSANSLKELEIDYIGIDLSSPEKVTYQYMLEGEDKVWREVGNRRQAFYTHLRPGKYRFRVRAWNGTAPWQELSTPLVFTITPAFYQTVWFYLLAILVVLMFLYLIYLLRVQYLTNLLKDRLKERSDERLRIARALHDTLLQSVHGLMLRFHFAAQTLAEDTPARQSLEAALVRADSVYQETRSQVESLRYDVAERTDLVSLIARRAQELEIEQSMTFQIVENGQRQSLNGIAQEELYRIASEALTNTVLHARATSAEVILTYDGSELLMKCCDTGIGLPPLVLASGQRTGHWGLIGMRERAATIEGKLQIWSAKGRGTEIEVRVPARRAYLYSNKRFVWWQRLLQFRRTATGLDSDPDILGSK; translated from the coding sequence ATGGCTCAGACGACCGACGGATATCTTTGGCTTGGAACGCCCCTTGGCTTATATCGTTTTGACGGCCTGCAATTCGCAAGCTATCCGATGACACGGATGGAAGCAGGCCTTCCAGCTCTCGACATCGATGCGCTCACGGCTGATTCGCAGGGCGGGCTCTGGATCGGATTCCGTCTCAGCGGTGGCATCTGCCATCTTACGCGCGACGGTGTTCTTACGAATTACAACGCGGGCAACGGGCGCGGTCCGAAGTCCGTCCTCAAGATCGTCGTGCAGGGTGACCGCTCAGTATGGGCGATTGCAGATAACAAGCTACTCCTTCTGCGTGGCGATCGCTGGGTGGACTTCGGTAAGGAGCACGGTCTGCCGGATGAGCCGCTTTGGAGTCTCTTCTTCGATAGTCGCGGCAACATCTGGACTTCGGCACGTCACAAGCTCTTCGTTCTTCGTCCCGGCCATCAAACATTCGTCCTCTACCCAACCAAGACCTTCATCGTCGTGGACCTGGCCGAGATGCCAGACGGCGAGATATGGCTAAGTGACGGCTGGCGCGTCATTCGTCCTCTCGACCCCACGTCCTCCGAGAAGAAGATTTTGGTGCCGAGCTACACACGCACCTTGATTGAGCCCTCCGGGAGCATGTGGATGGCCCAGGACTATCGAGGTGTATCGCACTTTCAGGCCGCGAGGAATCATAAGCCTTCCGGACCACTCGTCGCAGAGAGCGACCTCACATCGGAACAAACAAACTCGATCCTGCGTGACCGCGATGGTGACATCTGGGTCGGCACCTCGCGCGGGCTTGACCGCTTTCATGCGTCGCCGTTGAAGTCTCTTCGCAATACTCGCGTCGAATACTATCCGGCTCTGGCCGCCGATGCGCACAGTGGTGTGTGGATCGCCATGCTGGCGCATCCCCTCGTTCACGCATCTGGCGACACCCTTTCTGCGACCGGACGCGAGATCGGATCGAGCCCGATAGTATGTGACGATCAAGGACGTGTTTGGCTTGTAGATCCGCTCTTCGACACGCTCACTGTATACGATCGCGGCAAGATGTCCCGCATCCCTGTCCCGGAAGAGGTGCATCGCGTGCCGGCGCAAAGCATAGGTTTGGACTACGACGGTGCAGTGCTTGTTTCTTTCGACGAATTTGGTTTGTGGCGTTTTGATGGCCAGTGGAAACGGGTCCAGGATGCGAGCCTGCCGTCAGAACATCCACTCACGGTCTTCCGCGACAAAGAACGTCATGTCTGGCTCGGCTATCCCGATGGACGCATCCTCATGCGGGATGAACATGGCGTTCACGCGCTTACCCCGCAGCAAAGCGCAGATCTTGGCAATATTCTTACATTTGCGGTATTCCGCGATAGGCTCTGGGCCGCGGGAGCAAACGGACTCGCTTACCTCGATCACGGAGCCTTCCAGCGCGTCTCTCTCAGTGGAGACGCCCCTCTGCGAGGCATCTCGGGAATTGTAGAGGATCGGTACAAGAGTCTTTGGCTGAACACAAGCGTTGGCATTGTTCGCATTGTTGCGTCGGAGCTGGATAAGTTATCTATCGGCCAGAAGTCACTCGAATACGATTTGCTTGACGATCGACAAGGCGTCGAGGGGACCGCAACCCAGATCAAGCCCACTCCATCGGCAGTGGAGGACAAGGAAGGACTGCTGTGGTTTTCGATGTCGGGTGCGGTCTACTCGTTGGATTCTGAAGCTCTCTCCGTGCGCAAGTCTGTTCCCGCCTTGTCCTTGCAGAACGTCTCCATGAATGGGGTATCGATCATCGATCGCGAGCATTCATCCACCTCGATCACGACAAGCGCCAACTCGCTAAAAGAACTCGAGATCGACTACATCGGAATTGATCTTTCCTCGCCGGAGAAAGTGACCTATCAGTACATGCTCGAGGGCGAAGACAAGGTCTGGCGTGAAGTCGGCAATCGCCGACAGGCGTTCTACACCCATCTCAGGCCGGGGAAGTATCGTTTTCGTGTGCGTGCCTGGAATGGAACGGCCCCGTGGCAAGAGCTTTCCACGCCGCTTGTCTTCACCATCACGCCTGCCTTCTATCAGACCGTCTGGTTCTATCTGCTTGCGATACTTGTCGTTCTCATGTTCCTCTATCTCATCTATCTTCTTCGTGTGCAGTACCTCACGAACCTCCTTAAAGATCGTTTGAAAGAGCGCTCGGACGAACGTCTGCGGATCGCGCGCGCCCTGCACGATACGTTGCTGCAGTCGGTCCATGGTCTGATGCTGCGCTTCCACTTTGCAGCCCAGACTCTTGCGGAAGACACCCCCGCGCGACAATCCCTGGAGGCTGCTCTCGTGCGCGCCGATTCCGTCTATCAGGAGACCCGTAGCCAGGTTGAATCCTTGCGCTACGACGTGGCGGAGCGGACCGATCTCGTCAGTCTCATCGCCAGGCGCGCCCAGGAATTGGAGATCGAACAGAGCATGACCTTCCAGATCGTCGAGAACGGCCAGCGGCAATCTCTCAACGGAATCGCCCAGGAAGAGCTCTACCGCATCGCCAGTGAAGCGCTAACCAACACTGTCCTTCATGCCAGGGCCACAAGCGCCGAGGTCATCCTCACCTATGATGGCTCCGAGCTTCTGATGAAATGCTGCGACACGGGCATCGGTCTTCCTCCGCTTGTGCTCGCCAGCGGTCAGCGCACTGGACATTGGGGGCTCATCGGGATGCGAGAGCGCGCTGCGACGATCGAAGGCAAGCTGCAGATATGGAGTGCCAAGGGACGCGGAACCGAGATCGAGGTGCGCGTACCCGCCAGAAGAGCCTATCTTTACTCGAACAAGCGCTTCGTATGGTGGCAACGCCTCTTACAGTTTCGCCGCACGGCGACCGGGCTGGACTCTGATCCCGATATCCTGGGCAGCAAGTGA
- a CDS encoding PqqD family peptide modification chaperone, with translation MTDTYLRRQPTGLLRDNSSFCLRCGDSRTLHLDGIGQEIWDLLEYPVSHDEVIAHLLASYDVGEAECRQGALSFLAELESFGLLLHVPPPTVAERQRNRYLHLLKRTLTSLVYPENALRISRLEGGTFSDDKKTRTTQMVQVRYTDAEDYATCTLGLRLGSPALSNRSFPRTLIGLAGLDNIEFCAEQIFADGIPGDFLEAGVWQGGASMMMRALQLSHQQENRSVWLADTFDGLPINTAEPDIRYGVDFSKENFPILVAPLRTVSDNFRDLGLLDRNVRFLPGLFAETLPAAHIGPLALLRLDADLYSSTMDALNCLYHRVSPGGFIIVDDYGLPACRQAIDEFRETHSILDPMQWVNETCVFWRRSGAGG, from the coding sequence ATGACTGACACGTATCTGCGCAGACAGCCGACCGGTCTTTTGCGTGATAATTCTTCTTTCTGCTTGCGTTGCGGCGACTCGCGAACCCTACACCTTGACGGTATCGGTCAGGAGATCTGGGATCTGCTGGAGTATCCTGTCTCGCACGATGAGGTCATTGCGCATCTTCTGGCGAGTTACGATGTGGGTGAAGCGGAGTGTCGACAAGGCGCACTCAGTTTCTTGGCTGAGCTGGAGAGCTTTGGCCTCCTCCTGCACGTTCCACCACCGACCGTTGCGGAGCGACAACGAAATCGTTATCTCCATCTGCTGAAACGGACGCTTACGAGTCTCGTCTATCCCGAGAACGCCCTCAGGATCTCCCGGCTGGAGGGCGGAACGTTCAGCGATGACAAGAAAACGCGCACCACGCAGATGGTCCAGGTGCGCTATACGGACGCAGAGGATTACGCGACCTGCACGTTGGGACTCCGCCTTGGTTCTCCTGCCTTATCGAACCGAAGCTTTCCTCGCACACTGATCGGACTCGCAGGTTTGGACAACATTGAATTCTGCGCGGAACAGATCTTCGCCGACGGGATTCCTGGAGACTTCCTGGAGGCGGGCGTGTGGCAGGGCGGTGCATCCATGATGATGCGCGCGCTCCAACTTTCTCACCAGCAGGAAAACCGTTCCGTGTGGTTGGCCGACACCTTTGACGGTCTTCCCATCAACACGGCCGAACCGGATATTCGCTATGGCGTCGATTTCTCAAAGGAAAACTTTCCCATCCTGGTCGCGCCACTTCGCACCGTCTCTGATAACTTTCGCGACCTCGGACTGCTCGATCGGAATGTAAGGTTCCTGCCCGGGCTCTTCGCGGAAACTCTGCCGGCAGCGCACATCGGGCCTCTTGCTTTGCTCCGGCTCGACGCCGATCTATACTCCTCCACCATGGACGCTTTGAACTGTCTGTACCACCGAGTGAGCCCGGGCGGATTCATCATCGTCGACGACTACGGACTTCCCGCCTGCCGCCAGGCCATCGATGAATTCCGGGAAACCCACTCCATCCTCGACCCGATGCAGTGGGTGAATGAGACGTGTGTTTTCTGGCGTCGATCCGGAGCAGGCGGTTGA